From a single Pirellulales bacterium genomic region:
- a CDS encoding RNA polymerase sigma factor — MTTHLAYPVADSTQTNPDADCVARILQGDSGAFTELITRHHEYVCGLARKLLATADVDDVVQAAYVAVLTNLPGFRQQSQYRTWLTQIVINQCRQEQRWTRRFWNWLRRAAGQLAQTQTQNSPSAQEGPDAADQTFTQLHAALEQLSPAERELVVLRYFDQHSSAQIGVLLNLTPNTVDSRLSRIRRKLRTLISELRALTL, encoded by the coding sequence TTGACCACGCACCTGGCTTACCCTGTGGCGGACTCCACGCAAACCAATCCTGATGCGGATTGCGTCGCCCGTATTTTGCAGGGTGATTCCGGGGCATTTACCGAATTGATCACCCGGCATCATGAGTACGTCTGCGGTTTAGCGCGTAAATTGCTGGCGACCGCCGATGTGGACGATGTCGTCCAAGCGGCCTACGTGGCCGTATTAACAAATTTACCCGGATTCCGACAGCAGAGCCAGTATCGCACCTGGCTAACCCAGATTGTCATTAACCAATGTCGCCAAGAGCAACGCTGGACGCGTCGCTTTTGGAATTGGCTGCGCCGCGCGGCGGGGCAGTTGGCCCAGACCCAGACCCAGAATTCCCCATCCGCGCAGGAAGGGCCCGATGCCGCAGACCAGACCTTTACGCAGTTGCATGCCGCGCTCGAACAGCTTTCCCCGGCCGAGCGCGAATTGGTGGTGCTCCGGTATTTTGACCAACATTCCTCCGCCCAAATTGGCGTGCTTTTAAATTTAACCCCCAACACCGTCGATTCACGCCTAAGCCGGATTCGGCGTAAACTGCGCACCTTGATCAGCGAACTGCGCGCACTGACCCTGTAG